The sequence TGAGCGGGCCGTGTCACTGGTCGGCGCACCCGACCGTGGGACGACGCCCGACGGCGTGCGGTCGTGGATCGCGGCGGAGGCGCTGTCGGCGTCAGGCGACGTGCTCGCGCGCGTGGACCTCGCCGGCGCGGACGGGTACGACTTCACCGCGTCCCTGGTCGCGTGGGCCGCGCAGCGCTCGGTCGAAGGCGCGGGCGTGCTCGGGTCGGTGCAGGCGTACGGGCTCGAGGCGCTGGAGCGCGGGGCCCTCGACGCAGGCCTCGAGCGCGCCCGGTAGCGGATTCCGTTGCCAAACCGGGTAAGCGTGTGCCCGTGAAGCACGCCGTCCTCACCCTCGCCCTCTTCCTCGCCGTCGCCACGTCGGCTGACGCCGCGTCCTACGCCGGCAAGCCGATCAAGCAGGACGGCTTCCAGCTTCCGGCCAAGGTCACCGGACCCGACCTGCAGCTCGCCATCAACGGCCGCTTCGCGACGCGCTTCTGGCCCGGCGCCAACCTCGGCGCCACCGTGCCGGGGCACTCGCCCGGCGAACTCGCGCCGACGCGCAAGGACTACGACCGCTGGCTGGACGGCATGCAGGCCATGGGGGTCCGGGTGGTGCGGGTCTACACGATCCTCAAGCCGCGGTTCTACGAGGCGCTCGCGGCGCACAACCGCCGGCACCCGAAGACGCCGCTGTACTTCCTCCAGGGCGTCTGGATCCCGGAGGAGGCGTTCCTGCGCACGCAGAACGCGTACGACGCGCAGGTGACGGCGGAGTTCGACCGGGAGATCGCCGACGCGGTCGCCGTCGTGCACGGCGACGCGACCCTGAAGGCCCGCCGCGGGCACGCGAGCGGGCGCTACCGGACGGACGTGTCACGGTGGCTGCTGGCGTGGTCGCCGGGCGTGGAGTGGGACCCCGACGCCGTGGTCAACACGGACGCGGTCAACGCGGGTGCGCCGGCGCACGCCGGGCGGTACATCGAGTCCGTGCCCGGGGCGACGCCGATGGAGAGCTGGATCGCCGCGCGGCTGGACCATCTCGCCACGCTCGAAGCGCGGCGTGGGTGGAGTCGCCCGGTGACGTTCACGAACTGGCTGACGGTCGATCCGCTCGAGCATCCGCTGGAGCCGCTGGACGCCGAGGACAAGGTGAGCGTCGACGCGACGCACCTGCGCGCCACCGCCGCGTGGCCGGCGGGGTTCTTCGCCTCCTACCACGCGTACCCCTACTACCCCGACTTCCTGCGGCTGGAGTACGCCGGTGGGCGCCCGTCGCCGTACGCCGCGTACCTGCGCCAGCTGCGCGCGCACCACGCCGGGCAGGCCGTGATGGTCACGGAGTTCGGCGTGCCGAGCGGGCTCGGCGCCGCGCATCGCGGGCCGCTGGGCCGCGACCAGGGCGATCACGACGAGCGCGAGGCCGCGCGCATCGACGCGTCGATGCTGCGCGAGATCGAGCAGGAGGGCTACACGGGCGGGATCCTGTTCGAGTGGACCGACGAGTGGTTCAAGCGCACGTGGAACACGCAGGACCTCGCGCAGCCCGTCGACCGCCGGGCGCTCTGGCACAACGTGCTCACCAACGAGACGCAGTTCGGGGTCGTCGCGACCGAGCCGGGCCGCACGCCGCTCGTCACGCTCGACGGGCGCACGAAGGAATGGGGCCGCGCGACGATCAAGCACGACGCCGCCTACCTGTACCTGCGCGCGCGGACCCCGAGCACGATCGACATCGACGTCCGGCCCGGCGGCGGGCCGGACCTGCGCGTGGTGCTCGGCCCGGGCCGCAAGGCGCGCTTCGAGCAGCCCAACGCCGCCGACCCGATCCCGAGCGTGTTCGGCGTCGGCCAGCGCAGCGAGCCGTGGGTCTCCCCCCGCCTCATCCTCAGCCGGCCGCTGACGATCCCGACCACGGGCGAGCAGCTTCCGCCCGAGTTCCTGGACCTCGGGACCGTGCGCTGGGGCGGTAGCGACGCACGCCGGCTCGTCGCGGGCTCCGGACGCAACGTCGAGCTGCGGATCCCATGGATGCTGCTCGGCTTCGCGGACCCGTCGTCACGGCGCGTGTTCACGCCCGACCCGACCGGGGGCGTCAGCTTCCGCACGGTCAGCGGGATCGAGGTCGACGGGCGCCGCTACACGTGGTCGAGCTGGAACCGCGTCGCCTGGCACGAGCGCCGCAAGGCGGGCTGGAGCACGCTCAAGTCCGCGTTCGCGAGAGCCGCGCGCTGAGCGCGGCCGTACTCGCGGCAGATGTTCCGACACCACGTCATCCGCCGCGAGCAGCGCGTCCTGGGCGATCCCGACACCGTCTTCGGGTTCTTCGCGGACGCGGGCAACCTCGAGTCGATCACGCCGCCCTGGCTGTCCTTCCACATCGTCACGCCGCGCCCGATCGAGATGCGCCAGGGAGCGCTGATCGAGTACCGGCTCAAGCTGCACGGGCTGCCGATCAGCTGGCTGACGCGGATCGACGAGTGGGTGCCGGGCGTGCGCTTCGTCGACGCGCAGATCCACGGGCCGTACGCGCTCTGGCACCACACGCACGAGTTCGAGGCGGACGGCGACGGCACGATCGTCCGTGACACCGTCCGCTACGCGCTCCCCTACGGAGTCCTCGGTGGGCTCGCGCACCTCGCGTTCGTCCACCGCGACCTCGAGCGGATCTTCGACTACCGGACCGTGAGCTTGCCTTCCATGCCCTCGGCACGGTGATTGCCGACCGGGCAGTAGAACGTGTACTCGCCCGGCTTCAGGTCGACCGTGATCGGCTTCGCGTCCCCGCCGGTGACGGTCTCCGTCTCGCCGCCGTCGACGCCTTCGATGTCGACGGCGTGCGGCACCTGCGACGGGTTGGCGAACTCGATGGTGGTCTCGCCGGCGTCCGCCGTCAGCTCGGTCTTGGTGAACTTCAGCGCCCCGCTGGGATCGGCTTCGACCTTCAACGTCGCGCCGCCCGTGGCGGCCTCGGTGGCGGCCTCGGTCGGGGCCTCGGTGGGCGCTTCGGTGGCGGCTTCGGTGGCCGCGGGGGTCGCGGCGGGCTCTTCGTCGTCACCGCCGCAAGCGGCGAACACCAGCGCGGCACTCGCCGCGATCACTGCGATACGTCTCATGGCTTGGGGTACGCAGCGCGCCCGGTGAGGTTCAGGAGATCTTCGCCCGCAGGATGTCGATGTCCTCGACACGCCCGCCGGAGTGGTGCGCCCGGCGCACGATCCGCAGCGACTCGTACTGGCCACGCTTGACGGCGCTGGTGAGGATCACGTACCCGTTGCCCTGCGGGTCGACCGTGAACGTGCCGGCGCTCGCGCTCCAGCCCTTGGCGTCGCAGAAGACCTCGTAGATGTCCTGCGGCCCGCCCGGCAGGTCGTAGACCCACAGGCGCACGACCGTGCCCTCGGTGGTGGTGCGCAGCCCGGCGCGCGCGGTGCCGTTCTGCGCCGCGGGGCCGATCGGCTGCAGGACGAGCCGGTACTGGCTCGCCGGCCGGCCGCCGTCGCGCTCGAAGTTGAACCCGAGGACCAGCGCGGCCACGGCCACCGCGGCGCCCACGACGGCGGCCGGCAGCGCGATCGCGATCCGCGGTCGCCAGCGCCGGCGCGGCGGTGTCTGGGGCTCGCGCTCGCGCGCGAACCGGTCCAGCAGGCGTTCCTCGATCGCGGGTGGGAGCGGTTCCTCGTCGGCGCCGGTCGCCACGGCCAGGTCCAGCAACGCGGGCAGCCCGGCGAGCTCCGCGTGGGTCGCGGCGCACTCGGAGCACTCCTTCAGGTGCGCGGCCACCCGCCGCGCCTGCTCCATGTCGAGCGAGCCCAGCACGTAGGCGCCGATGTCCTCGTGGACGTGCGTCACGCACGCACCCCCATCTCTTCCAAGACCAGCCGCAGGGAGCGCAGCGCGTACCAGGTGCGGCTCTTGACCGTCCCCTCGGGCAACTCGAGCTGCTGGCTGATCTCCCGCACCGACAGTCCTTGGACATGGGCGAGGCGGATCACCTGACGGTGCTCGGGCGTGAGCTTCTCGATCGCGGTGGCCACCTGCCAACCAAGCATG comes from Solirubrobacter pauli and encodes:
- a CDS encoding SRPBCC family protein encodes the protein MFRHHVIRREQRVLGDPDTVFGFFADAGNLESITPPWLSFHIVTPRPIEMRQGALIEYRLKLHGLPISWLTRIDEWVPGVRFVDAQIHGPYALWHHTHEFEADGDGTIVRDTVRYALPYGVLGGLAHLAFVHRDLERIFDYRTVSLPSMPSAR
- a CDS encoding cupredoxin domain-containing protein — protein: MRRIAVIAASAALVFAACGGDDEEPAATPAATEAATEAPTEAPTEAATEAATGGATLKVEADPSGALKFTKTELTADAGETTIEFANPSQVPHAVDIEGVDGGETETVTGGDAKPITVDLKPGEYTFYCPVGNHRAEGMEGKLTVR
- a CDS encoding zf-HC2 domain-containing protein, which translates into the protein MTHVHEDIGAYVLGSLDMEQARRVAAHLKECSECAATHAELAGLPALLDLAVATGADEEPLPPAIEERLLDRFAREREPQTPPRRRWRPRIAIALPAAVVGAAVAVAALVLGFNFERDGGRPASQYRLVLQPIGPAAQNGTARAGLRTTTEGTVVRLWVYDLPGGPQDIYEVFCDAKGWSASAGTFTVDPQGNGYVILTSAVKRGQYESLRIVRRAHHSGGRVEDIDILRAKIS